In Xiphophorus maculatus strain JP 163 A chromosome 2, X_maculatus-5.0-male, whole genome shotgun sequence, one genomic interval encodes:
- the LOC102225684 gene encoding FYVE, RhoGEF and PH domain-containing protein 4 isoform X7 codes for MIERVMDEEKMESFNRVAFRRKQRSLDMGHGRATERKGKTPCYQTRSPDDEACIAVKIDQSRVPPKPEHLLSPVSPLQPPLGSVQKSPLRFIMEDGGGKPTTTPRDRVKPSKVSDLISRFEENRSADNKRDGSALKQTSKVSSSSSALRVCQLTDISKIQEKFSSPAAATQDAKRPAANGVLAQMEQDKETEEETHHSVRTETAELVNGDLERPDEVDDHSASQHSDRTGAENEDREKTTETQQKSEEGHSEQKETNEQKLFKIASELLHTEKAYVARLNLLDQVFCTKMMEEANKGTFPLDVVKNIFSNIASIHAFHSQFLLPDLEKRMGEWASTPRIGDILQKLTPFLKMYAEYVKNFDKAMELLKQWTDRSPPFKAIIQEIQSQEICGSLTLQHHMLEPVQRVPRYEMLLKDYLKKLPQNDPDRSDAEKSLEIIATAATHSNSAIRKSENLKKLMEIYEMLGEEEDIVHPSNEFIKEGHIMKLAARNTSTMDRYLFLFNNMLLYCVPKFSLGGPKYTVRTRIGIDGMKVVETSNEDHPHTFQVSGKERMLELQAGSEQDKAGWIKAFRETIDIFQQKNESFKNALKDVEEVSKAELGKRAPRWIRDNEVTMCMKCREPFNAITRRRHHCRACGYVVCWKCSDNKAHLEYDNYKVNKVCKDCYSILTGEGVTGGRRKGILEIEAAQFTDSSIMSGFLQHSEKGGKLWQRVWCVIPEKECLVLYLYGAPQDVKALCTIPLLGYTVEDADTPASFRLSQSKFVHTFAAESEELKQRWLKVIRAAVTGEMPARPETNGGENSGTQEANPDDT; via the exons tGCCGCCAAAGCCGGAGCACCTGCTGAGTCCAGTGTCTCCTCTGCAGCCGCCGCTGGGCAGCGTCCAGAAATCCCCGCTGAGATTCATCATGGAGGACGGAGGAGGAAAGCCGACCACCACGCCGCGCGACAGGGTCAAACCGTCCAAGGTGTCGGACCTGATCAGCCGCTTTGAGGAGAACCG CAGCGCAGACAACAAGAGAGACGGCTCGGCGCTCAAACAGACCAGCAAGGTGTCCAGCTCCAGCTCGGCTCTCCGCGTCTGCCAGCTGACCGACATCAGCAAGATTCAGGAGAAGTTCTCGTCCCCGGCAGCCGCGACGCAGGATGCCAAGAGGCCAGCGGCCAACGGGGTGCTAGCACAGATGGAGCAGGACAAGGAGACGGAGGAGGAGACGCACCACAGCGTGAGGACAGAGACTGCTGAGCTCGTAAACGGAGATTTGGAAAGACCAGATGAGGTGGACGATCATTCAGCTTCACAGCACTCGGACAGGACCGGTGCTGAGAATGAGGACAgggagaaaacaacagaaactcaGCAGAAGAGTGAAGAGGGACACTCTGAGCAAAAG GAGACGAACGAGCAGAAGCTGTTTAAGATCGCCAGCGAGCTGCTGCACACGGAGAAGGCGTACGTGGCCCGACTCAACCTGCTGGACCAG GTGTTCTGCACCAAGATGATGGAGGAGGCGAATAAAGGCACTTTCCCTCTGGATGTGGTGAAGAACATCTTCTCCAACATCGCCTCCATCCACGCCTTCCACAGCCAGTTTCTGCTTCCTGATCTGGAGAAACGCATGGGGGAATG GGCGTCCACACCGCGGATCGGCGACATCCTGCAGAAACTCACCCCCTTCCTCAAAATGTACGCTGAGTACGTGAAGAACTTCGACAAGGCCATGGAGCTGCTGAAGCAGTGGACCGACCGCTCGCCGCCGTTCAAGGCCATCATTCAGGAGATCCAG AGTCAGGAGATCTGCGGCAGCCTGACGCTGCAGCATCACATGTTGGAGCCGGTGCAGAGAGTTCCCCGATACGAGATGCTGCTGAAGGATTACCTGAAGAAACTTCCTCAGAACGACCCGGACCGCAGCGACGCAGAAA aatcATTAGAAATCATCGCCACAGCAGCCACCCACTCCAACAGCGCCATTAGGAAATCT GAAAACCTGAAGAAGCTGATGGAGATTTACGAGATGCTGGGTGAAGAGGAGGACATCGTTCATCCGTCCAACGAATTCATCAAGGAGGGCCACATCATGAAGCTGGCCGCCAGGAACACCTCCACCATGGACAGATACCTGTTCCTG TTCAACAACATGCTGTTGTACTGCGTGCCTAAATTCAGCCTGGGCGGACCCAAATACACGGTGCGGACCCGGATCGGGATCGACGGCATGAAGGTTGTGGAAACGAGCAACGAGGATCATCCTCACACCTTCCAGGTGTCGGGCAAAGAACGGATGCTGGAGCTCCAGGCCGG CTCAGAGCAAGACAAGGCGGGATGGATCAAG GCTTTCCGGGAGACCATCGATATCTTCCAGCAGAAGAACGAGTCATTCAAGAACGCTCTGAAGGACGTGGAGGAAGTTTCG aaagcTGAGCTGGGGAAGCGGGCTCCTCGCTGGATTCGTGATAATGAAGTGACGATGTGCATGAAGTGCAGGGAGCCTTTCAACGCCATCACACGGCGGCGGCATCACTGCAGAGCCTGCGGTTAT GTGGTTTGCTGGAAATGCTCAGACAACAAGGCACACCTTGAATACGACAACTACAAAGTGAACAAAGTCTGCAAAGACTGCTACTCCATCCTGACAGGAGAAGGGGTCACCGGGGGCCGAAGGAAGGGCATCCTGGAG ATCGAAGCGGCTCAGTTCACAGACAGCAGCATCATGTCAGGCTTCCTGCAGCACTCTGAGAAAGGAGGCAAGCTGTGGCAGCGGGTCTGGTGTGTGATCCCAGAGAAAGAGTGTCTGGTGCTCTACCTGTACGGAGCTCCACAg GACGTGAAGGCCCTGTGCACCATCCCGCTGCTGGGCTACACGGTGGAGGACGCCGACACGCCGGCCAGCTTCCGCCTGTCCCAGTCCAAGTTTGTCCACACCTTTGCTGCTGAGAGCGAGGAGCTGAAGCAGCGCTGGCTGAAGGTCATCCGAGCGGCGGTGACCGGAGAGATGCCGGCGCGGCCCGAAACCAACGGCGGCGAGAACAGCGGCACGCAGGAAGCTAATCCTGACGACACCTAG
- the LOC102225684 gene encoding FYVE, RhoGEF and PH domain-containing protein 4 isoform X2 has product MIERVMDEEKMESFNRVAFRRKQRSLDMGHGRATERKGKTPCYQTRSPDDEACIAVKIDQSRALGCSSPRKASGGSPILQECLNRAIGGAADRRRGGVNGRVPGSRTLLRSKPQVPPKPEHLLSPVSPLQPPLGSVQKSPLRFIMEDGGGKPTTTPRDRVKPSKVSDLISRFEENRADNKRDGSALKQTSKVSSSSSALRVCQLTDISKIQEKFSSPAAATQDAKRPAANGVLAQMEQDKETEEETHHSVRTETAELVNGDLERPDEVDDHSASQHSDRTGAENEDREKTTETQQKSEEGHSEQKETNEQKLFKIASELLHTEKAYVARLNLLDQVFCTKMMEEANKGTFPLDVVKNIFSNIASIHAFHSQFLLPDLEKRMGEWASTPRIGDILQKLTPFLKMYAEYVKNFDKAMELLKQWTDRSPPFKAIIQEIQSQEICGSLTLQHHMLEPVQRVPRYEMLLKDYLKKLPQNDPDRSDAEKSLEIIATAATHSNSAIRKSENLKKLMEIYEMLGEEEDIVHPSNEFIKEGHIMKLAARNTSTMDRYLFLFNNMLLYCVPKFSLGGPKYTVRTRIGIDGMKVVETSNEDHPHTFQVSGKERMLELQAGSEQDKAGWIKAFRETIDIFQQKNESFKNALKDVEEVSKAELGKRAPRWIRDNEVTMCMKCREPFNAITRRRHHCRACGYVVCWKCSDNKAHLEYDNYKVNKVCKDCYSILTGEGVTGGRRKGILEIEAAQFTDSSIMSGFLQHSEKGGKLWQRVWCVIPEKECLVLYLYGAPQDVKALCTIPLLGYTVEDADTPASFRLSQSKFVHTFAAESEELKQRWLKVIRAAVTGEMPARPETNGGENSGTQEANPDDT; this is encoded by the exons CTCTAGGCTGCAGCTCGCCGAGGAAAGCCAGCGGCGGCTCGCCCATCCTGCAGGAGTGTCTGAATCGGGCGATTGGGGGGGCAGCTGACAGGAGGAGGGGAGGGGTCAATGGAAGAGTACCTGGAAGCAGGACTCTGCTACGGTCTAAACCACAAG tGCCGCCAAAGCCGGAGCACCTGCTGAGTCCAGTGTCTCCTCTGCAGCCGCCGCTGGGCAGCGTCCAGAAATCCCCGCTGAGATTCATCATGGAGGACGGAGGAGGAAAGCCGACCACCACGCCGCGCGACAGGGTCAAACCGTCCAAGGTGTCGGACCTGATCAGCCGCTTTGAGGAGAACCG CGCAGACAACAAGAGAGACGGCTCGGCGCTCAAACAGACCAGCAAGGTGTCCAGCTCCAGCTCGGCTCTCCGCGTCTGCCAGCTGACCGACATCAGCAAGATTCAGGAGAAGTTCTCGTCCCCGGCAGCCGCGACGCAGGATGCCAAGAGGCCAGCGGCCAACGGGGTGCTAGCACAGATGGAGCAGGACAAGGAGACGGAGGAGGAGACGCACCACAGCGTGAGGACAGAGACTGCTGAGCTCGTAAACGGAGATTTGGAAAGACCAGATGAGGTGGACGATCATTCAGCTTCACAGCACTCGGACAGGACCGGTGCTGAGAATGAGGACAgggagaaaacaacagaaactcaGCAGAAGAGTGAAGAGGGACACTCTGAGCAAAAG GAGACGAACGAGCAGAAGCTGTTTAAGATCGCCAGCGAGCTGCTGCACACGGAGAAGGCGTACGTGGCCCGACTCAACCTGCTGGACCAG GTGTTCTGCACCAAGATGATGGAGGAGGCGAATAAAGGCACTTTCCCTCTGGATGTGGTGAAGAACATCTTCTCCAACATCGCCTCCATCCACGCCTTCCACAGCCAGTTTCTGCTTCCTGATCTGGAGAAACGCATGGGGGAATG GGCGTCCACACCGCGGATCGGCGACATCCTGCAGAAACTCACCCCCTTCCTCAAAATGTACGCTGAGTACGTGAAGAACTTCGACAAGGCCATGGAGCTGCTGAAGCAGTGGACCGACCGCTCGCCGCCGTTCAAGGCCATCATTCAGGAGATCCAG AGTCAGGAGATCTGCGGCAGCCTGACGCTGCAGCATCACATGTTGGAGCCGGTGCAGAGAGTTCCCCGATACGAGATGCTGCTGAAGGATTACCTGAAGAAACTTCCTCAGAACGACCCGGACCGCAGCGACGCAGAAA aatcATTAGAAATCATCGCCACAGCAGCCACCCACTCCAACAGCGCCATTAGGAAATCT GAAAACCTGAAGAAGCTGATGGAGATTTACGAGATGCTGGGTGAAGAGGAGGACATCGTTCATCCGTCCAACGAATTCATCAAGGAGGGCCACATCATGAAGCTGGCCGCCAGGAACACCTCCACCATGGACAGATACCTGTTCCTG TTCAACAACATGCTGTTGTACTGCGTGCCTAAATTCAGCCTGGGCGGACCCAAATACACGGTGCGGACCCGGATCGGGATCGACGGCATGAAGGTTGTGGAAACGAGCAACGAGGATCATCCTCACACCTTCCAGGTGTCGGGCAAAGAACGGATGCTGGAGCTCCAGGCCGG CTCAGAGCAAGACAAGGCGGGATGGATCAAG GCTTTCCGGGAGACCATCGATATCTTCCAGCAGAAGAACGAGTCATTCAAGAACGCTCTGAAGGACGTGGAGGAAGTTTCG aaagcTGAGCTGGGGAAGCGGGCTCCTCGCTGGATTCGTGATAATGAAGTGACGATGTGCATGAAGTGCAGGGAGCCTTTCAACGCCATCACACGGCGGCGGCATCACTGCAGAGCCTGCGGTTAT GTGGTTTGCTGGAAATGCTCAGACAACAAGGCACACCTTGAATACGACAACTACAAAGTGAACAAAGTCTGCAAAGACTGCTACTCCATCCTGACAGGAGAAGGGGTCACCGGGGGCCGAAGGAAGGGCATCCTGGAG ATCGAAGCGGCTCAGTTCACAGACAGCAGCATCATGTCAGGCTTCCTGCAGCACTCTGAGAAAGGAGGCAAGCTGTGGCAGCGGGTCTGGTGTGTGATCCCAGAGAAAGAGTGTCTGGTGCTCTACCTGTACGGAGCTCCACAg GACGTGAAGGCCCTGTGCACCATCCCGCTGCTGGGCTACACGGTGGAGGACGCCGACACGCCGGCCAGCTTCCGCCTGTCCCAGTCCAAGTTTGTCCACACCTTTGCTGCTGAGAGCGAGGAGCTGAAGCAGCGCTGGCTGAAGGTCATCCGAGCGGCGGTGACCGGAGAGATGCCGGCGCGGCCCGAAACCAACGGCGGCGAGAACAGCGGCACGCAGGAAGCTAATCCTGACGACACCTAG
- the LOC102225684 gene encoding FYVE, RhoGEF and PH domain-containing protein 4 isoform X8 translates to MEDGGGKPTTTPRDRVKPSKVSDLISRFEENRSADNKRDGSALKQTSKVSSSSSALRVCQLTDISKIQEKFSSPAAATQDAKRPAANGVLAQMEQDKETEEETHHSVRTETAELVNGDLERPDEVDDHSASQHSDRTGAENEDREKTTETQQKSEEGHSEQKETNEQKLFKIASELLHTEKAYVARLNLLDQVFCTKMMEEANKGTFPLDVVKNIFSNIASIHAFHSQFLLPDLEKRMGEWASTPRIGDILQKLTPFLKMYAEYVKNFDKAMELLKQWTDRSPPFKAIIQEIQSQEICGSLTLQHHMLEPVQRVPRYEMLLKDYLKKLPQNDPDRSDAEKSLEIIATAATHSNSAIRKSENLKKLMEIYEMLGEEEDIVHPSNEFIKEGHIMKLAARNTSTMDRYLFLFNNMLLYCVPKFSLGGPKYTVRTRIGIDGMKVVETSNEDHPHTFQVSGKERMLELQAGSEQDKAGWIKAFRETIDIFQQKNESFKNALKDVEEVSKAELGKRAPRWIRDNEVTMCMKCREPFNAITRRRHHCRACGYVVCWKCSDNKAHLEYDNYKVNKVCKDCYSILTGEGVTGGRRKGILEIEAAQFTDSSIMSGFLQHSEKGGKLWQRVWCVIPEKECLVLYLYGAPQDVKALCTIPLLGYTVEDADTPASFRLSQSKFVHTFAAESEELKQRWLKVIRAAVTGEMPARPETNGGENSGTQEANPDDT, encoded by the exons ATGGAGGACGGAGGAGGAAAGCCGACCACCACGCCGCGCGACAGGGTCAAACCGTCCAAGGTGTCGGACCTGATCAGCCGCTTTGAGGAGAACCG CAGCGCAGACAACAAGAGAGACGGCTCGGCGCTCAAACAGACCAGCAAGGTGTCCAGCTCCAGCTCGGCTCTCCGCGTCTGCCAGCTGACCGACATCAGCAAGATTCAGGAGAAGTTCTCGTCCCCGGCAGCCGCGACGCAGGATGCCAAGAGGCCAGCGGCCAACGGGGTGCTAGCACAGATGGAGCAGGACAAGGAGACGGAGGAGGAGACGCACCACAGCGTGAGGACAGAGACTGCTGAGCTCGTAAACGGAGATTTGGAAAGACCAGATGAGGTGGACGATCATTCAGCTTCACAGCACTCGGACAGGACCGGTGCTGAGAATGAGGACAgggagaaaacaacagaaactcaGCAGAAGAGTGAAGAGGGACACTCTGAGCAAAAG GAGACGAACGAGCAGAAGCTGTTTAAGATCGCCAGCGAGCTGCTGCACACGGAGAAGGCGTACGTGGCCCGACTCAACCTGCTGGACCAG GTGTTCTGCACCAAGATGATGGAGGAGGCGAATAAAGGCACTTTCCCTCTGGATGTGGTGAAGAACATCTTCTCCAACATCGCCTCCATCCACGCCTTCCACAGCCAGTTTCTGCTTCCTGATCTGGAGAAACGCATGGGGGAATG GGCGTCCACACCGCGGATCGGCGACATCCTGCAGAAACTCACCCCCTTCCTCAAAATGTACGCTGAGTACGTGAAGAACTTCGACAAGGCCATGGAGCTGCTGAAGCAGTGGACCGACCGCTCGCCGCCGTTCAAGGCCATCATTCAGGAGATCCAG AGTCAGGAGATCTGCGGCAGCCTGACGCTGCAGCATCACATGTTGGAGCCGGTGCAGAGAGTTCCCCGATACGAGATGCTGCTGAAGGATTACCTGAAGAAACTTCCTCAGAACGACCCGGACCGCAGCGACGCAGAAA aatcATTAGAAATCATCGCCACAGCAGCCACCCACTCCAACAGCGCCATTAGGAAATCT GAAAACCTGAAGAAGCTGATGGAGATTTACGAGATGCTGGGTGAAGAGGAGGACATCGTTCATCCGTCCAACGAATTCATCAAGGAGGGCCACATCATGAAGCTGGCCGCCAGGAACACCTCCACCATGGACAGATACCTGTTCCTG TTCAACAACATGCTGTTGTACTGCGTGCCTAAATTCAGCCTGGGCGGACCCAAATACACGGTGCGGACCCGGATCGGGATCGACGGCATGAAGGTTGTGGAAACGAGCAACGAGGATCATCCTCACACCTTCCAGGTGTCGGGCAAAGAACGGATGCTGGAGCTCCAGGCCGG CTCAGAGCAAGACAAGGCGGGATGGATCAAG GCTTTCCGGGAGACCATCGATATCTTCCAGCAGAAGAACGAGTCATTCAAGAACGCTCTGAAGGACGTGGAGGAAGTTTCG aaagcTGAGCTGGGGAAGCGGGCTCCTCGCTGGATTCGTGATAATGAAGTGACGATGTGCATGAAGTGCAGGGAGCCTTTCAACGCCATCACACGGCGGCGGCATCACTGCAGAGCCTGCGGTTAT GTGGTTTGCTGGAAATGCTCAGACAACAAGGCACACCTTGAATACGACAACTACAAAGTGAACAAAGTCTGCAAAGACTGCTACTCCATCCTGACAGGAGAAGGGGTCACCGGGGGCCGAAGGAAGGGCATCCTGGAG ATCGAAGCGGCTCAGTTCACAGACAGCAGCATCATGTCAGGCTTCCTGCAGCACTCTGAGAAAGGAGGCAAGCTGTGGCAGCGGGTCTGGTGTGTGATCCCAGAGAAAGAGTGTCTGGTGCTCTACCTGTACGGAGCTCCACAg GACGTGAAGGCCCTGTGCACCATCCCGCTGCTGGGCTACACGGTGGAGGACGCCGACACGCCGGCCAGCTTCCGCCTGTCCCAGTCCAAGTTTGTCCACACCTTTGCTGCTGAGAGCGAGGAGCTGAAGCAGCGCTGGCTGAAGGTCATCCGAGCGGCGGTGACCGGAGAGATGCCGGCGCGGCCCGAAACCAACGGCGGCGAGAACAGCGGCACGCAGGAAGCTAATCCTGACGACACCTAG
- the LOC102225684 gene encoding FYVE, RhoGEF and PH domain-containing protein 4 isoform X5, translated as MKRRRKYKFWSRKERKGKTPCYQTRSPDDEACIAVKIDQSRALGCSSPRKASGGSPILQECLNRAIGGAADRRRGGVNGRVPGSRTLLRSKPQVPPKPEHLLSPVSPLQPPLGSVQKSPLRFIMEDGGGKPTTTPRDRVKPSKVSDLISRFEENRSADNKRDGSALKQTSKVSSSSSALRVCQLTDISKIQEKFSSPAAATQDAKRPAANGVLAQMEQDKETEEETHHSVRTETAELVNGDLERPDEVDDHSASQHSDRTGAENEDREKTTETQQKSEEGHSEQKETNEQKLFKIASELLHTEKAYVARLNLLDQVFCTKMMEEANKGTFPLDVVKNIFSNIASIHAFHSQFLLPDLEKRMGEWASTPRIGDILQKLTPFLKMYAEYVKNFDKAMELLKQWTDRSPPFKAIIQEIQSQEICGSLTLQHHMLEPVQRVPRYEMLLKDYLKKLPQNDPDRSDAEKSLEIIATAATHSNSAIRKSENLKKLMEIYEMLGEEEDIVHPSNEFIKEGHIMKLAARNTSTMDRYLFLFNNMLLYCVPKFSLGGPKYTVRTRIGIDGMKVVETSNEDHPHTFQVSGKERMLELQAGSEQDKAGWIKAFRETIDIFQQKNESFKNALKDVEEVSKAELGKRAPRWIRDNEVTMCMKCREPFNAITRRRHHCRACGYVVCWKCSDNKAHLEYDNYKVNKVCKDCYSILTGEGVTGGRRKGILEIEAAQFTDSSIMSGFLQHSEKGGKLWQRVWCVIPEKECLVLYLYGAPQDVKALCTIPLLGYTVEDADTPASFRLSQSKFVHTFAAESEELKQRWLKVIRAAVTGEMPARPETNGGENSGTQEANPDDT; from the exons CTCTAGGCTGCAGCTCGCCGAGGAAAGCCAGCGGCGGCTCGCCCATCCTGCAGGAGTGTCTGAATCGGGCGATTGGGGGGGCAGCTGACAGGAGGAGGGGAGGGGTCAATGGAAGAGTACCTGGAAGCAGGACTCTGCTACGGTCTAAACCACAAG tGCCGCCAAAGCCGGAGCACCTGCTGAGTCCAGTGTCTCCTCTGCAGCCGCCGCTGGGCAGCGTCCAGAAATCCCCGCTGAGATTCATCATGGAGGACGGAGGAGGAAAGCCGACCACCACGCCGCGCGACAGGGTCAAACCGTCCAAGGTGTCGGACCTGATCAGCCGCTTTGAGGAGAACCG CAGCGCAGACAACAAGAGAGACGGCTCGGCGCTCAAACAGACCAGCAAGGTGTCCAGCTCCAGCTCGGCTCTCCGCGTCTGCCAGCTGACCGACATCAGCAAGATTCAGGAGAAGTTCTCGTCCCCGGCAGCCGCGACGCAGGATGCCAAGAGGCCAGCGGCCAACGGGGTGCTAGCACAGATGGAGCAGGACAAGGAGACGGAGGAGGAGACGCACCACAGCGTGAGGACAGAGACTGCTGAGCTCGTAAACGGAGATTTGGAAAGACCAGATGAGGTGGACGATCATTCAGCTTCACAGCACTCGGACAGGACCGGTGCTGAGAATGAGGACAgggagaaaacaacagaaactcaGCAGAAGAGTGAAGAGGGACACTCTGAGCAAAAG GAGACGAACGAGCAGAAGCTGTTTAAGATCGCCAGCGAGCTGCTGCACACGGAGAAGGCGTACGTGGCCCGACTCAACCTGCTGGACCAG GTGTTCTGCACCAAGATGATGGAGGAGGCGAATAAAGGCACTTTCCCTCTGGATGTGGTGAAGAACATCTTCTCCAACATCGCCTCCATCCACGCCTTCCACAGCCAGTTTCTGCTTCCTGATCTGGAGAAACGCATGGGGGAATG GGCGTCCACACCGCGGATCGGCGACATCCTGCAGAAACTCACCCCCTTCCTCAAAATGTACGCTGAGTACGTGAAGAACTTCGACAAGGCCATGGAGCTGCTGAAGCAGTGGACCGACCGCTCGCCGCCGTTCAAGGCCATCATTCAGGAGATCCAG AGTCAGGAGATCTGCGGCAGCCTGACGCTGCAGCATCACATGTTGGAGCCGGTGCAGAGAGTTCCCCGATACGAGATGCTGCTGAAGGATTACCTGAAGAAACTTCCTCAGAACGACCCGGACCGCAGCGACGCAGAAA aatcATTAGAAATCATCGCCACAGCAGCCACCCACTCCAACAGCGCCATTAGGAAATCT GAAAACCTGAAGAAGCTGATGGAGATTTACGAGATGCTGGGTGAAGAGGAGGACATCGTTCATCCGTCCAACGAATTCATCAAGGAGGGCCACATCATGAAGCTGGCCGCCAGGAACACCTCCACCATGGACAGATACCTGTTCCTG TTCAACAACATGCTGTTGTACTGCGTGCCTAAATTCAGCCTGGGCGGACCCAAATACACGGTGCGGACCCGGATCGGGATCGACGGCATGAAGGTTGTGGAAACGAGCAACGAGGATCATCCTCACACCTTCCAGGTGTCGGGCAAAGAACGGATGCTGGAGCTCCAGGCCGG CTCAGAGCAAGACAAGGCGGGATGGATCAAG GCTTTCCGGGAGACCATCGATATCTTCCAGCAGAAGAACGAGTCATTCAAGAACGCTCTGAAGGACGTGGAGGAAGTTTCG aaagcTGAGCTGGGGAAGCGGGCTCCTCGCTGGATTCGTGATAATGAAGTGACGATGTGCATGAAGTGCAGGGAGCCTTTCAACGCCATCACACGGCGGCGGCATCACTGCAGAGCCTGCGGTTAT GTGGTTTGCTGGAAATGCTCAGACAACAAGGCACACCTTGAATACGACAACTACAAAGTGAACAAAGTCTGCAAAGACTGCTACTCCATCCTGACAGGAGAAGGGGTCACCGGGGGCCGAAGGAAGGGCATCCTGGAG ATCGAAGCGGCTCAGTTCACAGACAGCAGCATCATGTCAGGCTTCCTGCAGCACTCTGAGAAAGGAGGCAAGCTGTGGCAGCGGGTCTGGTGTGTGATCCCAGAGAAAGAGTGTCTGGTGCTCTACCTGTACGGAGCTCCACAg GACGTGAAGGCCCTGTGCACCATCCCGCTGCTGGGCTACACGGTGGAGGACGCCGACACGCCGGCCAGCTTCCGCCTGTCCCAGTCCAAGTTTGTCCACACCTTTGCTGCTGAGAGCGAGGAGCTGAAGCAGCGCTGGCTGAAGGTCATCCGAGCGGCGGTGACCGGAGAGATGCCGGCGCGGCCCGAAACCAACGGCGGCGAGAACAGCGGCACGCAGGAAGCTAATCCTGACGACACCTAG